From Pseudoleptotrichia goodfellowii, a single genomic window includes:
- a CDS encoding PolC-type DNA polymerase III, translating into MTARYLKLKPDNKFTVKYDMKNFEIEYINLYSQKKEMEIHVIINHYDANKELKELRQLIHKNFGNDLTLKIKIGVKPEIIEKDVTEFIRFIIENYKSESVRHQYIFANYEVESFENEVFIKLPSEYMIEEGRKIEILKELSDRIFDITNKKFNIEFTNGDFEEIQEKIKEKKKHLERDVKAEEVPKIEIKKDETKDQQNGNKVTTAYNGFRRKVENREASEFSILENLNSGEGIALEGQIFDINISETKNGNLKYEFLITDYTDSIRCVIFPKNNETLKISLNDWVKVNGIFEPDKFTGEFYIRTQKVDKIEPKISKRFDNAEKKRVELHAHTNMSEMSGVVSAKDLAKRAKEFGHSAVAVTDFGVVHSFPFAYKESDENFKIIFGVEAYVVDDEQEMITKPADRLIEDEIYVVFDIETTGLDPYKDKIIEIGAIKLKGKEIIDEFSVFINPEIDIPEEITALTNITNDMVKDAEKVETVLPKFLEFCKDTTVVAHNAKFDVGFINQKAKNLGLEYSPSVIDTLHWARILLPEQKRFGLKYIANYFNVVLDNHHRAVDDAKATAEIFQKFLNMVLSRGVLKLSEINQELQTNIQNADTLNTMILVKNQDGLRDLYELISRSHIEFFGNKKPRIPKTLLNNMRKNLLLASSASAVFGNSGELVNLYLRGTEREEIEEKAKFYDYIEIQPLSNYADLEGDSLIENENAKIVLEMNKYFYDLGKKLDKIVVATGDVHYLEEREAINRSVLVLGSGMGRRVFSYDKKLFFKTTEEMLEEFSYLGNDEAYEVVVENTNKINDMIESVRPIPKGFYPPKIEGAEDEVRKMTYEKLHELYGENVPEHLNERIEKELNSIIGNGFAVLYLIAQKLVKKSLDNGYLVGSRGSVGSSIVAYMMGITEVNGLYPHYRCPNCKHSEFTELEGSGVDLEDKICPNCGTKYIKDGHAIPFEVFMGFNGDKVPDIDLNFSGEYQGEIHKYTEELFGSDNVFRAGTISTLAEKNAFGYVKKYFEEVEGTTEISKRKSEIMRIAKGCEGARKTTGQHPGGMIVVPKDKSIYDFCPIQRPANDVNADSKTTHFDYHVMDEQLVKLDILGHDDPTTLRILQDLTGIDIYTIPLDDKKVMSLFSGTEALGVTPEQIGSPVGSSGIPEFGTSFVKQMLVDTKPTTFAELVRISGLSHGTDVWLNNAQEYVRNGTATLSEIITVRDDIMNYLIDNGLDKSVAFTIMEFVRKGQPTKNPEKWKEYSKIMKEHKVKQWYIDSCEKIKYMFPKGHAVAYVMMAVRIAYFKVHYPLEFYTAFLNRKVEDFKMTAMFKPIDELKKSRTELDRKGNLNAKEKQELFLYEILIEMHYRGIELMQIDIYKSDARQFRIENGKIRMPLIAMDGLGEAVAINVINERKNGEFLSIEDLVKRTKLNKTVVDLLKTYNCVPELSATNQQTLF; encoded by the coding sequence ATGACAGCCAGATATTTAAAATTAAAACCGGATAATAAATTTACGGTAAAATATGATATGAAAAATTTTGAAATAGAATATATAAATCTGTATTCCCAAAAAAAAGAAATGGAAATACATGTAATAATAAATCATTATGATGCAAATAAAGAGCTGAAAGAATTAAGACAGCTTATACATAAAAATTTCGGAAATGATTTGACCTTGAAAATAAAAATAGGTGTAAAGCCTGAAATTATTGAAAAAGATGTTACGGAGTTTATAAGATTTATAATAGAAAATTATAAATCCGAAAGTGTAAGACATCAGTACATTTTTGCCAATTATGAAGTGGAAAGCTTTGAAAATGAAGTATTTATAAAACTTCCGTCTGAATATATGATAGAAGAAGGCAGAAAAATCGAGATTTTAAAAGAGTTGTCCGACAGAATTTTTGATATAACAAATAAGAAATTTAATATAGAATTTACAAACGGTGATTTTGAAGAAATTCAGGAAAAAATAAAAGAAAAGAAAAAACATCTGGAAAGAGATGTAAAAGCTGAAGAAGTGCCTAAAATCGAGATTAAAAAAGATGAAACAAAAGATCAGCAGAACGGAAATAAAGTAACGACAGCATATAACGGCTTCAGAAGAAAAGTCGAAAACAGAGAAGCAAGTGAGTTCAGTATACTTGAAAACTTAAATTCGGGCGAAGGAATAGCACTCGAAGGGCAAATATTTGATATAAACATTTCCGAAACGAAAAACGGTAATCTTAAATACGAATTTTTAATTACTGATTATACGGATTCTATCAGATGTGTGATTTTCCCGAAAAATAATGAAACTTTGAAAATTAGCTTGAATGACTGGGTAAAAGTAAACGGGATATTTGAACCTGATAAATTTACGGGAGAGTTTTATATAAGAACTCAAAAAGTCGATAAAATTGAACCTAAAATATCCAAAAGATTTGATAATGCCGAGAAAAAGAGAGTGGAACTTCACGCCCATACAAATATGAGTGAGATGAGCGGTGTAGTGTCTGCCAAAGATTTGGCGAAAAGGGCAAAAGAATTCGGACACAGTGCAGTTGCTGTTACGGATTTCGGAGTAGTTCATTCGTTTCCTTTTGCGTACAAAGAATCGGACGAGAATTTTAAAATAATATTCGGAGTGGAAGCCTATGTCGTAGATGACGAGCAGGAAATGATAACGAAACCTGCAGATCGGTTAATTGAAGATGAGATTTATGTAGTATTCGATATAGAAACGACAGGACTTGACCCTTATAAAGATAAAATAATCGAAATCGGAGCTATAAAACTTAAAGGAAAAGAAATAATAGACGAATTTTCGGTATTTATAAATCCTGAAATTGATATTCCTGAGGAAATTACAGCACTTACGAATATAACAAACGATATGGTAAAAGATGCTGAAAAAGTTGAAACTGTATTACCGAAATTTTTGGAATTTTGTAAAGATACGACTGTCGTAGCACATAATGCTAAATTTGACGTGGGATTTATTAATCAAAAGGCTAAAAATCTCGGATTGGAATATTCTCCGAGCGTAATAGATACACTTCACTGGGCAAGAATACTGCTGCCCGAACAGAAAAGATTCGGCTTGAAATATATAGCAAATTATTTTAATGTCGTACTGGACAATCACCATAGAGCTGTGGATGATGCCAAAGCTACAGCGGAAATTTTTCAGAAATTTTTGAATATGGTCCTTAGCCGTGGGGTTTTAAAGTTGAGCGAGATAAATCAGGAGTTACAGACAAATATTCAAAATGCCGATACGCTTAATACGATGATACTTGTTAAAAATCAGGACGGATTAAGAGATTTGTATGAACTGATTTCACGAAGTCATATAGAGTTTTTCGGAAACAAAAAACCGAGAATACCCAAAACTCTGTTAAACAATATGAGAAAAAATCTCCTTCTTGCAAGTTCGGCATCGGCAGTATTTGGAAATAGCGGAGAACTTGTAAATCTATATTTACGTGGAACTGAAAGAGAAGAGATAGAAGAAAAAGCAAAATTTTATGACTATATTGAAATACAGCCTCTTTCCAATTATGCGGATTTGGAAGGAGACAGCCTTATAGAAAATGAAAATGCGAAAATAGTTTTGGAAATGAATAAGTATTTTTACGATTTAGGGAAAAAACTCGATAAAATTGTAGTCGCTACGGGAGATGTGCATTATCTTGAGGAAAGAGAAGCAATAAACCGAAGTGTACTTGTTTTGGGAAGCGGAATGGGAAGACGTGTATTTTCTTATGATAAAAAGTTATTCTTTAAAACTACCGAAGAAATGCTGGAAGAGTTTTCCTATCTCGGAAATGACGAGGCTTATGAAGTTGTCGTAGAAAACACAAATAAAATAAATGATATGATAGAAAGTGTAAGACCTATTCCTAAAGGATTCTATCCGCCGAAAATCGAAGGAGCGGAAGACGAAGTCAGAAAAATGACCTATGAAAAATTACATGAATTATACGGAGAAAATGTTCCCGAACATTTGAACGAAAGAATAGAAAAAGAACTTAATTCAATTATCGGGAACGGTTTTGCAGTGCTTTACCTTATAGCTCAAAAGCTTGTGAAAAAATCTCTTGATAACGGTTATCTCGTAGGGTCGAGGGGATCAGTAGGATCTTCAATTGTGGCATATATGATGGGAATAACCGAAGTAAACGGACTTTATCCTCATTACCGATGTCCTAACTGTAAGCACAGTGAATTTACGGAGTTGGAAGGTAGCGGAGTGGATTTGGAAGATAAAATCTGTCCTAATTGCGGAACTAAATATATAAAAGACGGACATGCAATACCTTTTGAAGTATTTATGGGATTTAACGGAGATAAAGTTCCTGATATAGATTTGAACTTTTCGGGAGAATATCAGGGAGAAATACATAAATATACAGAAGAACTTTTTGGCTCGGATAATGTGTTCCGAGCGGGAACTATTTCCACATTGGCAGAAAAAAATGCTTTCGGCTATGTAAAAAAATATTTTGAGGAAGTAGAAGGAACAACTGAAATAAGCAAAAGAAAATCTGAAATAATGAGAATAGCCAAAGGCTGCGAAGGGGCGAGAAAAACTACAGGACAACATCCCGGAGGAATGATAGTCGTGCCGAAAGATAAATCAATATATGACTTCTGTCCTATTCAAAGACCGGCAAACGATGTAAATGCAGACTCGAAAACGACCCATTTTGATTATCACGTAATGGACGAGCAGCTTGTAAAACTGGATATACTCGGACATGACGATCCGACTACTTTGAGAATATTGCAGGATTTGACGGGAATAGATATTTATACTATTCCACTTGATGATAAAAAAGTAATGAGTCTGTTCAGCGGAACAGAAGCACTGGGAGTAACTCCTGAACAAATCGGATCTCCTGTGGGCTCATCAGGAATACCTGAATTTGGGACTTCATTTGTAAAACAAATGCTTGTGGATACAAAGCCGACTACATTTGCGGAACTTGTCAGAATATCGGGACTGTCTCACGGAACGGATGTATGGCTTAATAATGCACAGGAGTATGTAAGAAACGGAACAGCAACTCTTAGTGAAATAATAACAGTGCGTGATGATATTATGAACTATTTGATTGATAACGGTCTTGATAAATCCGTTGCATTTACTATAATGGAATTTGTCAGAAAAGGGCAGCCTACAAAAAATCCTGAAAAATGGAAAGAATACTCAAAAATAATGAAAGAACACAAAGTAAAACAGTGGTATATAGATTCGTGCGAAAAAATAAAATATATGTTCCCGAAAGGACATGCGGTAGCATACGTAATGATGGCTGTGAGAATAGCTTACTTTAAAGTTCATTATCCTTTGGAATTTTATACTGCGTTCTTGAACAGAAAAGTCGAAGATTTTAAAATGACTGCTATGTTTAAGCCAATCGACGAATTGAAAAAATCGAGAACCGAACTTGACAGAAAAGGTAACCTTAATGCAAAGGAAAAACAAGAGCTGTTTTTATACGAAATTCTGATAGAAATGCATTACAGAGGAATAGAATTGATGCAGATAGATATTTATAAATCCGATGCAAGGCAGTTCAGGATAGAAAACGGAAAGATAAGAATGCCTTTGATTGCAATGGACGGTCTTGGAGAAGCGGTAGCGATTAATGTAATAAACGAAAGAAAAAACGGTGAATTTTTATCAATAGAAGATTTGGTAAAAAGAACAAAACTTAATAAAACTGTCGTTGATTTGTTGAAAACATATAACTGTGTGCCTGAATTATCAGCAACTAATCAACAGACGTTGTTTTGA
- a CDS encoding DKNYY domain-containing protein — protein sequence MYYVKDKNSVYYLDNENKNIRKLKSADNKTFGSMKNSFAKDKNNVYYRGRKIDFISSDKFQILDEYFAKDDKNSYQYFDFNPNIEIIKNSDIDIDTFDIYKNKMVTFYADKNNVYYHSDEGLKKWEGADPETLVIDLFSRDKNSVYYLTKKLDGVSPEGFEIIAYNLIKDNKNLYYIQENNENDDVKVIVLELKGIDLKTFEGVIKDYLVENLYYKDKNNVYYSYIDSDESMIYLKKIDNADPETFTLIGNEITGDKNNIYYKDQKIKGIDRKSFKKFDYDFIKDKNGIYNFENENDNIVIKPLKIEDLDLDSFDMIIYGPRRTVNDDINFYRDKKSIYYREYGVIKRINGANTELFEALDEKFSTDESNVYYKEKKLSGIDADSFKTFEGNKGIFADKNGLYIINDKNKKTDIIKIEIKNVDLKSFERFENYFRDKNNVYYVDDNGMRVLNDADVKTFERFQQEYTFYKDKNNIYYEDKKLEGVDRKTFESTSLFGKDKSNIYYKNKKLGLTSKNFQIISDIENIFKNAEGIHLINDEDVKETGAENIKIVPMESKNVDLKTFENLSTPIFSTNYYKDKNNIYYRDGNKFIKVENVDTESFKVIDNDNAEDKNRKYFKGK from the coding sequence ATTTATTATGTAAAAGATAAAAATAGTGTTTATTATTTAGATAATGAAAATAAAAACATCAGAAAATTGAAAAGTGCTGATAATAAAACCTTCGGCTCTATGAAAAACTCTTTCGCAAAAGACAAAAACAATGTTTATTATCGAGGAAGAAAAATAGATTTTATAAGTTCTGATAAGTTTCAGATTTTAGATGAATATTTTGCAAAAGATGACAAAAACTCGTATCAATATTTTGATTTTAATCCAAATATAGAGATTATAAAGAATTCCGATATTGATATAGATACTTTCGATATATATAAAAATAAAATGGTAACTTTTTATGCAGATAAAAATAATGTTTATTATCATTCAGATGAAGGGCTCAAAAAATGGGAAGGAGCAGATCCTGAAACTTTGGTGATTGATTTATTTTCAAGAGACAAAAACAGTGTTTATTATTTAACAAAAAAACTTGATGGCGTAAGTCCTGAAGGCTTTGAAATAATAGCATATAATTTAATAAAAGATAATAAAAATCTTTATTATATACAGGAAAACAATGAAAACGATGATGTAAAAGTGATCGTATTGGAATTAAAAGGAATAGATTTAAAAACTTTTGAGGGAGTTATTAAAGATTACTTAGTCGAAAATCTTTATTATAAAGATAAAAATAATGTCTATTACTCTTATATTGATTCCGATGAGAGTATGATATATTTAAAAAAAATAGACAATGCCGACCCTGAAACTTTTACACTCATTGGAAATGAGATTACAGGAGATAAAAATAATATATATTATAAAGATCAAAAAATAAAAGGAATAGACAGAAAAAGTTTCAAGAAATTTGATTATGATTTTATAAAAGATAAAAACGGGATATATAATTTTGAAAATGAAAATGATAATATAGTAATTAAACCTCTGAAAATTGAGGATTTGGATCTGGATAGTTTTGATATGATTATTTACGGTCCACGTAGAACTGTTAATGATGATATAAACTTCTATAGAGATAAAAAAAGTATATATTATAGAGAATACGGGGTTATAAAAAGAATTAACGGAGCAAATACCGAATTATTTGAAGCCTTAGACGAAAAATTTTCGACAGATGAAAGTAATGTTTACTATAAAGAGAAAAAATTAAGCGGTATAGATGCCGACAGTTTTAAAACATTTGAAGGCAATAAGGGGATTTTCGCAGATAAAAACGGTTTATATATTATAAATGACAAAAATAAAAAAACAGATATAATCAAGATTGAGATTAAAAATGTAGATTTAAAAAGTTTTGAAAGATTTGAAAATTATTTCAGAGATAAAAACAACGTATATTATGTTGATGATAATGGAATGAGAGTGTTAAATGATGCAGATGTTAAAACTTTCGAAAGATTTCAACAGGAATATACATTTTATAAAGATAAAAATAATATTTATTATGAGGATAAAAAACTGGAAGGAGTTGATAGAAAAACTTTTGAATCGACATCTCTTTTCGGTAAAGATAAAAGTAATATCTATTATAAAAATAAAAAATTGGGATTAACTTCTAAAAATTTTCAAATTATTTCAGACATCGAAAATATATTTAAAAATGCTGAAGGAATTCATCTCATTAATGATGAAGATGTTAAAGAAACAGGAGCGGAAAATATAAAAATAGTACCTATGGAGAGCAAAAATGTTGATTTGAAAACTTTTGAAAATCTTTCAACACCTATATTCAGTACAAATTATTATAAAGATAAAAATAATATATATTATAGAGATGGAAATAAGTTCATTAAAGTCGAAAATGTTGACACAGAAAGCTTTAAAGTGATTGATAATGACAATGCTGAAGATAAAAACAGAAAATATTTTAAAGGGAAATAA
- a CDS encoding Fic family protein, giving the protein MTSEQLKNLPLIDRFREERESGLRNSIYDYTQTQMSYHTNAIEGSKLSLKQTADIYDTGKLHITEGEIIEIDDIIETKNHFKTFDYIIDNVNKELSEDMIKELHKIMWTGTSKEKLKYFKIGDYKDLKNTIGNIVETTEVENVQKEMEELLREYNHIEKKTLENILDFHVKFERIHPFQDGNGRVGRLIMFKECLANNIIPFIVLKEEKEYYIRGLSEYSAEKEYLTDTCLHFQDIYKDKLKYFGLNL; this is encoded by the coding sequence ATGACTTCGGAACAGTTGAAAAATCTGCCTTTGATAGACAGATTCAGAGAAGAAAGAGAAAGCGGACTCAGAAATTCGATTTATGATTATACTCAAACTCAAATGTCGTATCATACAAACGCTATTGAAGGCAGTAAACTTAGTTTGAAACAGACTGCAGATATATACGATACCGGCAAACTGCATATTACTGAAGGCGAAATAATAGAGATAGACGATATTATAGAAACAAAAAATCATTTTAAAACATTTGACTATATTATTGACAATGTGAATAAAGAGTTAAGCGAAGATATGATTAAAGAACTTCATAAAATAATGTGGACAGGGACATCAAAAGAAAAACTGAAATATTTTAAAATAGGAGATTATAAGGATTTAAAGAATACAATAGGAAATATAGTCGAAACAACGGAAGTTGAAAATGTTCAAAAAGAAATGGAAGAATTGTTGAGAGAATACAATCATATTGAGAAGAAAACATTGGAAAATATTCTTGATTTTCATGTGAAGTTTGAAAGGATACATCCTTTTCAGGACGGAAACGGTAGAGTAGGTAGACTTATTATGTTTAAAGAATGTTTAGCTAATAATATAATTCCTTTTATTGTTCTAAAAGAAGAAAAAGAATACTATATAAGAGGACTTTCCGAATATTCTGCAGAAAAAGAATATTTGACAGATACATGCCTTCATTTTCAGGACATTTATAAAGATAAATTGAAATATTTCGGATTGAACTTATAA
- a CDS encoding YebC/PmpR family DNA-binding transcriptional regulator has product MGRHGTIAGRKEAQDRKRAASFTKFVRLITVAARNGADPEYNVALKHAIEKAKAINMPNDNIMRAVKKGSGADGSTNYEALSYEGYGPGGVAIIVEGLTDNKNRTASSVKTAFDRNGGNLGVSGCVSYMFERKGVIEIEKTDKTSEDEIMDIALEAGMEDMQTYDDSFYITTATDSFDSVSSALRNAGYELLESDIEFVPSIEVETLSEGDSEKLRKLIDILENDDDVQKVHHNYAGEL; this is encoded by the coding sequence ATGGGAAGACATGGTACAATAGCAGGACGTAAAGAGGCACAGGACAGAAAAAGAGCTGCTTCTTTCACTAAATTTGTAAGACTTATAACTGTTGCCGCAAGAAACGGTGCGGACCCTGAATATAACGTAGCATTAAAACATGCTATAGAAAAAGCCAAGGCTATAAATATGCCTAACGATAACATTATGAGAGCCGTAAAAAAAGGTTCGGGAGCTGACGGTTCTACAAACTACGAAGCATTAAGCTACGAAGGATATGGACCGGGAGGAGTTGCGATTATTGTAGAAGGACTGACAGACAATAAAAACAGAACTGCTTCTTCAGTAAAAACGGCATTTGACAGAAACGGAGGAAATCTTGGAGTTTCAGGTTGTGTTTCATACATGTTTGAAAGAAAAGGTGTAATAGAAATAGAAAAAACAGATAAAACATCCGAAGACGAGATAATGGACATAGCCCTTGAAGCAGGAATGGAAGATATGCAGACTTATGACGACAGTTTTTATATCACTACTGCTACAGACAGTTTTGATTCGGTTTCTTCAGCCTTAAGAAACGCAGGATATGAGTTGTTGGAATCCGATATAGAATTTGTTCCTTCAATAGAAGTAGAAACTCTTTCTGAAGGAGATTCGGAAAAACTCAGAAAACTTATAGATATTCTTGAAAATGATGATGATGTGCAAAAAGTTCATCATAATTACGCAGGAGAGTTATAA
- a CDS encoding DJ-1/PfpI family protein gives MKKTAVLLYESFCNFEFSVLLEILAINKKPVVFFAKEILPIISEEGLKVIPDIKIEDLDISEFDSLILTGAADIRKAIEDEEILSFIKKFDERDYIIGAISIAPILLLKAGILSEKSFMAGVNKEELYEEGFSEKDLTLMIDWNESIKNPVPNGYIKDGNIITSVSYEFVRWGIEVAKKLGLNVNPLSFGIKE, from the coding sequence ATGAAAAAAACGGCTGTTTTACTTTATGAATCATTTTGTAATTTTGAATTTAGTGTCTTGCTGGAAATATTGGCGATAAATAAAAAGCCTGTTGTATTTTTTGCTAAGGAAATTTTACCGATAATAAGTGAAGAGGGTTTGAAAGTGATTCCTGACATAAAAATAGAGGATTTGGATATTTCGGAATTTGATTCATTGATTTTAACAGGAGCAGCAGATATACGTAAAGCTATAGAAGACGAAGAAATCCTTTCTTTTATTAAAAAATTCGATGAGAGAGATTACATTATAGGTGCTATTTCCATTGCTCCTATTCTATTGTTAAAAGCAGGAATTTTGAGCGAAAAGTCTTTCATGGCAGGAGTAAATAAAGAAGAATTATATGAAGAAGGATTTTCGGAAAAAGATTTGACTTTAATGATTGATTGGAACGAATCCATTAAAAATCCTGTGCCTAACGGATATATTAAGGACGGAAATATTATAACTTCAGTTTCGTATGAGTTTGTCAGATGGGGTATAGAAGTAGCAAAAAAATTGGGACTTAATGTTAATCCGCTATCATTCGGGATAAAAGAATAA
- a CDS encoding DKNYY domain-containing protein encodes MKSKLLKIMVLLILTGNIIKAEYFAIKDDFTKDSKNVYYFGEKVEGLSPEGFIILNNYVVKDKKNVFNIYTRRKIKNVDVNSFELVDNNYFKDKNNVYFQYEENFEKIENADNKTFEVIKDYFAKDRNNVYYFGKKLDNMKSNSFKIIKVFFDNYIIQNSKDDYYLAIDIFKRESFRDDKLELKNINNLKIDFATLDDFIGGKFLKDKNNFYYLNDNNIIKVKTGINTEDFKILENKDENTSNFVKDKNNVYYFDKETGNIKKLKIKTDIETLMPAEKKLNTNTKIFIM; translated from the coding sequence ATGAAAAGTAAATTATTAAAAATTATGGTACTACTTATTTTGACAGGAAATATAATAAAAGCTGAATACTTTGCAATAAAAGATGATTTTACGAAAGACAGTAAGAATGTTTATTATTTCGGAGAAAAAGTGGAAGGATTAAGTCCCGAAGGTTTTATAATATTAAATAATTATGTGGTTAAAGATAAAAAAAACGTATTTAATATTTATACAAGAAGGAAAATAAAAAATGTCGATGTAAACAGTTTTGAATTAGTTGATAATAATTATTTTAAAGATAAAAACAATGTTTATTTCCAATATGAAGAAAATTTTGAAAAAATAGAAAATGCGGATAATAAAACGTTTGAAGTTATAAAAGATTATTTTGCAAAAGATAGAAATAATGTCTATTATTTTGGGAAGAAATTAGATAATATGAAATCGAACAGTTTTAAGATAATAAAAGTATTTTTCGATAATTATATTATTCAAAACAGTAAGGATGATTATTATTTAGCTATAGATATTTTCAAAAGAGAAAGTTTCCGAGACGATAAGTTAGAGTTAAAAAATATAAATAATTTGAAGATTGATTTCGCTACTTTGGATGATTTTATCGGAGGAAAATTTTTAAAGGATAAAAACAATTTTTATTATTTGAATGATAATAATATAATAAAAGTAAAAACAGGAATTAATACTGAAGATTTTAAAATATTAGAAAATAAAGACGAAAATACTTCCAACTTTGTAAAAGATAAAAATAATGTTTATTATTTTGATAAAGAAACAGGAAATATAAAAAAATTAAAAATAAAAACAGATATTGAAACTTTGATGCCAGCTGAAAAAAAGTTGAATACAAATACGAAGATATTTATTATGTAA
- a CDS encoding GNAT family N-acetyltransferase, translated as MYEIEDCNDEEKEYLISKLVEYNLSKVPATQEVNFVNFDKKIKNEKGEIIAGIISRMYCWNCIYVDTLWVSEKYRGKGIGEKLLKEVEKEASINKLYLVHLDTFDFQAKDFYERYGYEVFGVLNDCPENHIRYFMKKFLKG; from the coding sequence ATGTATGAGATAGAAGACTGTAATGACGAAGAAAAAGAATATCTGATTAGTAAACTGGTTGAATATAATTTATCTAAAGTTCCTGCAACACAGGAAGTTAATTTTGTTAATTTTGATAAGAAAATCAAAAATGAAAAGGGAGAAATAATAGCAGGTATTATTTCAAGAATGTATTGTTGGAATTGTATTTATGTAGATACTTTGTGGGTTTCAGAAAAATATAGAGGAAAAGGCATAGGAGAAAAACTGCTAAAAGAAGTGGAAAAGGAAGCATCTATAAATAAGCTTTATTTGGTACATCTAGATACATTTGATTTTCAGGCAAAAGATTTCTATGAAAGATACGGATATGAAGTATTCGGAGTTTTAAATGACTGTCCTGAAAATCATATCAGATATTTTATGAAAAAATTTTTGAAAGGATAG